The proteins below come from a single Miscanthus floridulus cultivar M001 chromosome 1, ASM1932011v1, whole genome shotgun sequence genomic window:
- the LOC136459925 gene encoding uncharacterized protein, with protein sequence MAVAAPAPGEATPSMVGRVCPRRGHTCSSSPPLLLLAPRHGYRDAPLLAPLAAATRPTRRCAVRGGRGRMRSTGRATSTGPVRPAPASPRMATPPPASRARPRYPQPRLSADRGTPSHTGRVAPPPCHTAPGLAPPAAPRQAARCLAAAVCHGPLLVGPPPAMHGRAAPAPALPCRTEEREATGEEEAERVFLLFFFHSTS encoded by the coding sequence ATGGCTGTGGCCGCTCCCGCCCCCGGTGAGGCCACACCCTCCATGGTCGGCCGCGTGTGCCCCAGGCGAGGCCACAcctgctcctcttctcctcctctccTGTTGCTCGCGCCCCGGCATGGCTACCGAGATGCGCCGCTGCTCGCGCCACTCGCCGCTGCTACACGCCCCACCCGCCGTTGCGCTGTCCGCGGGGGCCGTGGCCGCATGAGATCCACAGGCCGGGCGACCTCCACCGGCCCTGTGAGACCTGCCCCTGCCTCCCCGCGCATGGCCACGCCGCCCCCAGCCTCCCGTGCACGGCCGCGCTACCCTCAGCCACGGCTGTCCGCCGACCGTGGCACCCCTAGCCACACCGGCCGCGTCGCGCCGCCCCCTTGCCACACTGCGCCCGGCCTAGCGCCCCCTGCCGCACCGCGCCAGGCCGCGCGGTGCTTGGCCGCGGCCGTCTGCCATGGCCCGCTCCTGGTCGGGCCGCCCCCGGCCATGCACGGCCGCGCCGCGCCGgcccctgccctgccctgccgcACTGAAGAAAGAGAGGCGaccggagaagaagaagcagagcGCGTGTTTctactttttttttttcattctacCTCCTGA